TCAGACCGTTCAGCCGGCCGCATCGCCGAAGGCGACCGATATCGGTCGTTTGAAACGATCTTCGTGGTGTACCGTTCCAGCGAAGAACGATGAAACGGTCGTGAACGGCCAAAAAGCATTTATGCATGAAACAGTCCGGCGGGAAACGAGCGACTAAACGGGGGGAGGGAGTACGCCACGCATGGACCAGGTGTTCGCGCCGTGGCGCATCGAGTGGGTCGAACGCGACGAGGAGTCCGCGGGCTGTGCGTTCTGTGAACTCCCGGAGCGCGACGACGACCGCGAGGCGCGGGTCGTCGCCCGGAGCGAGCACGCGTTCTGTCTCCTCAACAACGCACCCTACAACCCGGGGCACGCGATGGTTATCCCCTACCGCCACACCGGCGACTACGCGGCCCTCGACGAGGCCGAACTCCTCGACCACTCGCGACTCGTGCAGCGGACGATCCGCGCGGTCGAAGCGGGGCTCGACCCCGACGGACTGAACACCGGGATGAACCTCGGGGATGCCGCCGGTGGGTCGATCGGCGACCACTGTCACACCCACGTCGTCCCGCGGTGGGCGGGCGACACCAACTTCATGCCGGTGACGAGCGACACGAAGGTCATCGTCGAGGCGATCGACGACACCTACGGCCACCTCCGGGCGGCCTTCGCGGACCAGGACGGGACGACCGACCGGGGAACGGACGAGGCGGTCGTCGTCGAGACCGAGACACCCTGACACGTTCGCGGACAGTCGAAGCGGCTTTGGTTCGCGCTCGCCGAGTTTCGGGTATGGAGCGTGCGGCGGCGGTCAGGCGGATCGGGCTGGTGGTGCTGGGGGCGAACGTCGTCCTCGCCGCCGCGAAGGGCTGGGTCTGGCTCGACACCGGCAGCCTCGCGGTCGGCTCCGAGGCCGTCAACAGCCTCATCGACGCCGCCTACGCCACCGTCGTGCTCGCCGGACTCTACCTCACCACCCAACCGCCCGACAGCCAGCACCCCCACGGCCACGAGCGGATCGAGCCGTTCGTCGCGCTCGCGATCGCGCTCGCGATCTTCCTGACCGGCGGGACGATCCTCTGGGACTCGGTGACGGCCATCGTTTCGGGTGCGACGACGGCCACCGAGAGCCCCGCCGCGCTCGTGGTGCTCGCCGCCGCCGCCCTCGTCAAGTTCGGGCTCTACCGGTACTGCCTCGCGGCGGGCCGAACCCACGACTCGCCCGCGCTGACCGCGACCGCGCTCGACAACCGCAACGACATCCTCACCGCGAGCGCGGCGTTCGTCGGGGTCCTCGGGGCTCGCTTTGGCTTCCCGATCCTCGACCCGGTCGCCGCCGCCATGGTCTCGGTGGGGATCCTCATCACCGGCGTCGAGGTCGTTCGGGACAACGTCCCGTACCTCATCGGCGGGGCACCCTCGGACGAACTCCAGAGTACGATCATCCGGCGCGCGCTCGCCCACCCCGACGTCGAGGGGGCCCACGACGTCATCGCCCACTACGTCGGCCCGGAGATCGACGTCAGCCTCCACATCGAGGTCGAGGGCGACCGCACCCTCTCGGAGGCCCACGACATCGAGAGCGCGGTCGTGGCGTCGATCCGGGCGCTCGACGCGGTCGACGACGTCTTCGTCCACGTCGACCCGAAGGAGCTCGGCGAGTGGAAGGTCGACCCCGAGACCGATCGCCTCGTCCACGGGGCCGACACGCGACCCACGAACGGCGACGACCCGACCCCCGACGGCGTTCGCGAGTAGCCGCGTCGGGACCCGAGGGGCTCACGAGCGGGTAACGACGCGTTTAAACCGCCGGATGAGCGTTTCGTATGTATGGCAACTCTCTACGACGTTCCGGCGGACGCGCTGATCGAGGCGCTCGCCGACCGGCTCGCGGACGAGGTCGAACAGCCCGACTGGGCGCGCTTCACGAAGACCGGCACGGGCCGCGAACTCCCGCCCGAACAGGACGACTTCTGGGCGACCCGCGCGGGGAGCCTCCTCCGTCGGGTCGCGGTCGACGGCGAGGTCGGTGTCGACCGACTCACCACCGCCTACGGCGGCTCGAAGGGCGGTTCGAACCGCTACCAGGTCGCGCCCGCCCGGGCGACCGAGGGGAGCGGCAAGATCATCCGAACCATCCTCCAGCAGCTCGAAACGGCCGGCTACGTCGAGACCGCCGAGGGCGAGGGTCGACGCGTCACCGCCGAGGGCCGAAGCCTCCTCGACGAGACCGCGGGCGACGTGCTTTCCGACCTCGACCGGCCGGAACTCGAACGCTACGCCTGAACGAAGGGAACTTTTTCGACCGCTGTTTCTCACGATCTCCGACGAGTGGGTACAGTACGGTTCGGCTCACGACGACCGCGTTCGGCCGCGCCGGAGGTAGGTGATGGCGACGGCGAGCGCCGCGAGCGCCTGGAACACGTACCCCACCACGACGAGCAGCCCGGCGGGACTCCCCGGACCGGTCGTCGTGACCAGATAGGTCCCGAACGGCACCGCCCACTGACCGCCGACCGCACAGATCGCCAGGAGGTCGACCCAGCCCTTGAATACCTCGTCGAGCACCATCCCGTAGAACAGCACCGCGAGCGACCCGACCAATAGCGCGGTCGGGATCGTACCGAGCCAGCCGGGGACCGACTGCGCGCCACCGTAGAGGATCGGGTCGCGGAGGAGTGCAGTGTAGGACTCGACGACGAACCCGACGGCTAACCCGACGAATCCAGACAGGCGAAGGAGATACGAGAATCGACTCATGGGAATGGGACGAAGTCGAGGTAGTTAGACTGCGGTGGTTCCTTCGTCGTCGGCGGCGCTCGCCTCGGCGTTCGAGGAGGTTATCTCCGCGGTGACGGTGCCGTCGGGGTTCGTGACCTCGACGGTGAACGAGATGGTGGCCTCGGCCGCGTCGACGGACGTCCCGCCGATGTTCGTCGTCCCGGACGAGGTGAGCCGCAGCGTGACGTCCTGGCTCTGGGAAGCACCCTGCGCGACGTCCGTCGGGAAATCGCTGGTCGTGATGTCCGTGCCGTCAATGATCGAGAGCGGCGCACACGTCACGGTCGCCGTCCCGTCGTAGTTGCTCATGTCGTCGGCGTCGAACAAGCTGATGGCGCTTGCGCTCGCGTCTACGACGCCCGTCTCGGAGTAGACGGTGTGAGTCGCGCCCCCGACGTCGGCCACGAGGTCGAAGTCGAAGCCGGAGACACCGCCACCGAAGTTGGCCCAGTCGAGGGCGAACACCGGGGCGACGGTGACGTCCGTCACCTCGCCGGCGTTGGTCGTCACGGGGACGACACCCTCACCGTTCTCCTCGAAGGTGCTCGCCGCGAGCGAGGGCTGGGTTCCGTACCAGAGCCCGAGTCCGGCGAGCGCGGCCACACCGATCGCCCCAGCCGTCCCCTTCATCAGGTGTCGGCGGGTGAAGAACGTCGTCGGTTCGGTCGATTCGTCGTCGGATCCGGTGCCATCGAACTGAAATGCTGCTTCGTTGCTCATTGTTTCCCTCTACAGCGGCTGATTCATCCACACAACCGCGTTGGTCCAGCAAAAACCGCTTGTGGTTTAACTGGCTACCAGTACGAACGGATACACTAAACATATATTTTTCTAAACGTTTCTCAACGATGGTTCAGTTGTTCGTCTCGGAAGACGAGAAGTGTAGGGAGCCGCCGACGACGTCGTTTCGCGACCGGCGCGAGGCGTTCCCTCACCAGGGTTCGCTCTTGAGTCCGGCACGGTAGGCGATGAAGTTGGTGCCGAGGTGGAGCAGCGGGGTGAGGACGAGCACGACGACGAGTACCGGCGGGGTGAACGTCGCCGCGAACCAATCGAGCGCGGCGAGCGCGGCGAACACGAGGCTGCCGACCACGAAGTCGTACTGGTCGAGGCCGGGAAAGGCCGCGCCGCGTTCGCGTCCCGTGCGGCGTTTGAGCCCCGACGCGGCGATGTCGCCGACCATCGCGCCGAACGGGAGCGCGACCATCACCAACGGCGGGAACGTCGGTATCGAGAACCCGGTCGCGCCCGCGACCGTCGGCGCGAGGGCGTTGAGGACGAGCGCGACCACCGCGCCGGCGAGGGTGCCGACGGCGGTACCCCGCCAGGTCTTGCCGTCGCCGAGGAGTCGGGCCCCACCGAGGGTGCGGCCGCCGTCGATCGGTCGGCCGCCGCCGGCGAGGACCGCGGCGTTGTTCGGGACGTAGGCCGGCCCCATAGCCCAGATGGCGACGACGATGGTCTCGACGAGGCTCACGGCTTCGAGTCGCCGCGCGGGACTTTAATTCCCGTGGTCCGGGGAACGATACGCCTTTGGCGCTTTGGCAAAATTTGCAGGCATGATCCCACCGATCGCGAACCGGTTCGTCGCTGGCGAGACCCACGAGGCGGTCGTCGACCACGCCCGCGAACTCGAAACCCACGGGGTCCGAAGCATCTGCAACCTCCTCGGCGAACACTACACTGCCCCCGAGCCCGCGGCCGCCGACCGCGACGCCTACCGCTCGCTCCTCGACGCGATCGCCGCCGCCGACGTCGGCGCGTGTATCTCGGTCAAACCCTCGCAGATCGGGCTCGACGTCTCCGAGGACTGCTTTCGCGACAACTTCGAGCAGATCGTCGACCACGCCGAAGCGAGCGGGACGTTCGTCTGGCTCGATATGGAGGACCACTCCACGACCGACCCCACGCTCGACGCCTACACCCACCACGCCGACGAGTACGAGCAGGTCGGGGTCTGCGTCCAGGCCAACCTCAAGCGCACCCCCGAGGACCTCCGTCGGCTCGCCGACTCCCCCGGCAAAGTCCGGCTGGTGAAGGGGGCCTACGACGAACCCGGCCACCTCGCTCACCGGGGGCGTGCGCAGGTCAACGACGCCTACCGCGAGTGTCTCGATATCATGTTCGAGCGCTTCGACGACGGCATCGCGGTCGCGAGTCACGACGCCGCGATGGTGAAACACGCCGTCGACCGCCACGAGGAGTACGGCACCGACTTCGAGATCCAGATGCTGATGGGGGTCAGAAACGAGGTCCAGTACGACCTCGCCGACCGCTACGACGTCTGGCAGTA
This is a stretch of genomic DNA from Halococcus salsus. It encodes these proteins:
- a CDS encoding HIT family protein → MDQVFAPWRIEWVERDEESAGCAFCELPERDDDREARVVARSEHAFCLLNNAPYNPGHAMVIPYRHTGDYAALDEAELLDHSRLVQRTIRAVEAGLDPDGLNTGMNLGDAAGGSIGDHCHTHVVPRWAGDTNFMPVTSDTKVIVEAIDDTYGHLRAAFADQDGTTDRGTDEAVVVETETP
- a CDS encoding cation diffusion facilitator family transporter, translated to MERAAAVRRIGLVVLGANVVLAAAKGWVWLDTGSLAVGSEAVNSLIDAAYATVVLAGLYLTTQPPDSQHPHGHERIEPFVALAIALAIFLTGGTILWDSVTAIVSGATTATESPAALVVLAAAALVKFGLYRYCLAAGRTHDSPALTATALDNRNDILTASAAFVGVLGARFGFPILDPVAAAMVSVGILITGVEVVRDNVPYLIGGAPSDELQSTIIRRALAHPDVEGAHDVIAHYVGPEIDVSLHIEVEGDRTLSEAHDIESAVVASIRALDAVDDVFVHVDPKELGEWKVDPETDRLVHGADTRPTNGDDPTPDGVRE
- a CDS encoding 30S ribosomal protein S19e; the protein is MATLYDVPADALIEALADRLADEVEQPDWARFTKTGTGRELPPEQDDFWATRAGSLLRRVAVDGEVGVDRLTTAYGGSKGGSNRYQVAPARATEGSGKIIRTILQQLETAGYVETAEGEGRRVTAEGRSLLDETAGDVLSDLDRPELERYA
- a CDS encoding twin-arginine translocation signal domain-containing protein, whose translation is MSNEAAFQFDGTGSDDESTEPTTFFTRRHLMKGTAGAIGVAALAGLGLWYGTQPSLAASTFEENGEGVVPVTTNAGEVTDVTVAPVFALDWANFGGGVSGFDFDLVADVGGATHTVYSETGVVDASASAISLFDADDMSNYDGTATVTCAPLSIIDGTDITTSDFPTDVAQGASQSQDVTLRLTSSGTTNIGGTSVDAAEATISFTVEVTNPDGTVTAEITSSNAEASAADDEGTTAV
- a CDS encoding CDP-2,3-bis-(O-geranylgeranyl)-sn-glycerol synthase, producing MSLVETIVVAIWAMGPAYVPNNAAVLAGGGRPIDGGRTLGGARLLGDGKTWRGTAVGTLAGAVVALVLNALAPTVAGATGFSIPTFPPLVMVALPFGAMVGDIAASGLKRRTGRERGAAFPGLDQYDFVVGSLVFAALAALDWFAATFTPPVLVVVLVLTPLLHLGTNFIAYRAGLKSEPW
- a CDS encoding proline dehydrogenase family protein, coding for MIPPIANRFVAGETHEAVVDHARELETHGVRSICNLLGEHYTAPEPAAADRDAYRSLLDAIAAADVGACISVKPSQIGLDVSEDCFRDNFEQIVDHAEASGTFVWLDMEDHSTTDPTLDAYTHHADEYEQVGVCVQANLKRTPEDLRRLADSPGKVRLVKGAYDEPGHLAHRGRAQVNDAYRECLDIMFERFDDGIAVASHDAAMVKHAVDRHEEYGTDFEIQMLMGVRNEVQYDLADRYDVWQYVPYGGKWFSYFSRRVMERRENLTFALRALVGR